The genomic segment AGTGCGCGCGCACCAGCTCCTGCGCCGGCTTACCGGTCGCGGCCAGGATGTTGAGCCAGAGCAGCACCGCCCACAGCCCGTCCTTCTCGCGCACGTGGTTCGAGCCGGTGCCGGCGCTCTCCTCGCCGCAGAGCGTGATACGGCCGGCGTCCAGCAGGTTGCCGAAGAACTTCCAACCGGTCGGAGTCTCGAACGCCTCGATCTTGAGTGCGGCGGCAACGCGGTCCACGGCGCGGCTCGTCGGCATCGAGCGCGCGACGCCCGCGAGGCCCGCGGCATAGCCCGGTGCGCGGTGGGCGTGGGCGGCGAGGATGGCGAGGCTGTCGCTCGGCGTCACGAACAGGCCGGGCGCCACGATCATGTTGCGATCGCCGTCACCGTCGGAGGCCGCCCCGAAATCCGGCGCGTCGGGCCCGTGCATCAGCTCGAACAGCTCGTGGGCGTGGACCGGGTTCGGATCAGGGTGGTGCCCGCCGAAATCGGGTTTGGGCTCGCCGTTGACGACCGTGCCGGGCGCCGCGCCCAGCGCCCCCTCCAGGATTGCCTTGGCGTAGGGGCCGGTCACCGCCGAGAGCGCGTCGAAACGCATCCGGAAGCCCGAAGCGAACATCTTCGACAGAGCGTCGAAGTCGAACAGCGTGCGCATCAACTCGGCGTAGTCGGCGACCGGGTCGATCACCTCCACCGTCATTCCGTCGATCTCGCTGGTGCCGATCCGGCCGAGGTCGAGATCAGGCGCGTCGGAGATGCGGTAATCGCCGATCGCCTTGGTGCGCGCGAAGATCGCTTCGGTGACGCTCTCCGGCGCCGGGCCGCCATTGCTGCCGTTGAACTTGATGCCGAAATCGCCCTCCGGCCCGCCAGGATTGTGGCTCGCCGACAGCACGATGCCGCCGACCGCCCCATGCTTGCGGATGACGCAGGAGGCGGCCGGGGTCGAGAGCAGGCCGTTCTGCCCCACCAGCACCCGCCCGAAGCCGTTGGCGGCGGCGATCTTGAGGGCGATCTGGACGACCTGCTCGTTGAAGAAGCGCCCGTCGCCGCCGATCACCAGGGTCGCGCCCTTCCGGTCGGGGATGCAGTCGATGATCGCCTGGACGAAGTTCTGGACGTAATGCGGCTGCCGGAAGACGGGCACCTTCTTGCGTAGGCCCGAGGTGCCGGGCTTCTGGTCCGGATAGGGGCTGGTGGGAACCCGCTTCGACGCCATGGTTCGCTCGATTCTCGTGGAAGACACACTGCGCACGTCGTAGCGCGGTTTGCCGGTTCGTATAGGGTTGCGGTGCCGATTTCAGTATCGTCGGACGCGGCGATCAGCCGTCGGAGCCAAGGCGGACCTTTACCACGGCCGGGTTTTCCCGCAGGCGCTCGGCGATGGCCGCGACGCTCGTCTGCGAGAGCCGGACGAAGGCGATCGTCACCTCCTCCAACCCCTCCTCCGCGCCGGGCCGCACCACGAACTGGCGCACCCGCGAGGCCCGCTCACCGGTGGCGTCCTGCAGCGTGTCGATCGAGAGGCTGCCGGCCTTCACCGTGAGTTGGAGCGTGTGGGTGCGCATCCGGTCGCGCCAGCTTTCCTCGATCGGCTTCACGCCCGCGAGGATGCCGACGACGAGGATCGTCGCGGCGATGCCAGCCACGTAGAGGCCGCCGCCGACCGCGAGGCCGATCGCCGCCACCGCCCACAGGCTCGCGGCGGTGGTGAGCCCCTTCACCACCTCGCCGCGCAGGAGGATCGTGCCCGCGCCGAGAAAGCCGATGCCGGAGACGACCTGCGCGGCGATGCGCGAGGGGTCGAGGGTCACGTTCTTCTGTCCGAGCACGTCGGAGAAGCCGAAGGCCGAGACGATCATGAAGAGGCAGGCGCCGACGCAGACCAGCATGTGCGTGCGCAGGCCCGCGGCCCAGAGCAGCCGCTCCCGCTCGAAGCCGATCACGCTGCCCATCGCGCCTGCGAGCACGAGGCGCGCCACCATCTCTGCGTTGCCGAGCATCGCTCCTCCCGATTCAGGCGTGCCACGGAGATTGCGCCCGGTGCTCTCGTCACGCAACGCGAGCCCGCGCCTTGACGCCTCGCCGGGCGCGGGTCCAATGCGGCGCGCATTCCAGAACCGTCAGCCGCTCGTGGGCCGTCGATGCCGCCGCTTCTCGCCCTCCCCTTCCCGGCCATCGATCCGGTCGCGGTCTCGATCGGACCGGTCGAGATCAAGTGGTACGCCCTGTCCTACATCGCGGGGCTCGTCGGCGGCTGGTTCTATGCGCGCCGGCTCGTCGCCGCGGATTCGCTCTGGGGCGTGGTCAGGCGCCCGACGCTCGCCGACATCGACGACCTGATCGTCTGGGTCGCGCTCGGCGTCGTGCTCGGCGGGCGGATCGGCTACGTGCTGTTCTACAACCTGCCGCTCTATCTCGATCACCCGATGGAGATCCTGGCGATCCGCAACGGCGGC from the Methylorubrum extorquens genome contains:
- the pgm gene encoding phosphoglucomutase (Evidence 2a : Function from experimental evidences in other organisms; PubMedId : 10759515; Product type e : enzyme), which encodes MASKRVPTSPYPDQKPGTSGLRKKVPVFRQPHYVQNFVQAIIDCIPDRKGATLVIGGDGRFFNEQVVQIALKIAAANGFGRVLVGQNGLLSTPAASCVIRKHGAVGGIVLSASHNPGGPEGDFGIKFNGSNGGPAPESVTEAIFARTKAIGDYRISDAPDLDLGRIGTSEIDGMTVEVIDPVADYAELMRTLFDFDALSKMFASGFRMRFDALSAVTGPYAKAILEGALGAAPGTVVNGEPKPDFGGHHPDPNPVHAHELFELMHGPDAPDFGAASDGDGDRNMIVAPGLFVTPSDSLAILAAHAHRAPGYAAGLAGVARSMPTSRAVDRVAAALKIEAFETPTGWKFFGNLLDAGRITLCGEESAGTGSNHVREKDGLWAVLLWLNILAATGKPAQELVRAHWAEFGRDYYTRHDYEQIDSGAANRLMDGLRAKIGSLPGTRIGGFTVKAADDFRYVDLVDGSVTEAQGVRVTFTEDARIVYRLSGTGTAGGDAARLYRALRSRPRPA
- a CDS encoding putative MgtC family protein (Evidence 3 : Putative function from multiple computational evidences; Product type t : transporter) — its product is MLGNAEMVARLVLAGAMGSVIGFERERLLWAAGLRTHMLVCVGACLFMIVSAFGFSDVLGQKNVTLDPSRIAAQVVSGIGFLGAGTILLRGEVVKGLTTAASLWAVAAIGLAVGGGLYVAGIAATILVVGILAGVKPIEESWRDRMRTHTLQLTVKAGSLSIDTLQDATGERASRVRQFVVRPGAEEGLEEVTIAFVRLSQTSVAAIAERLRENPAVVKVRLGSDG